In Altererythrobacter aquiaggeris, the genomic stretch TCGTCTCGCGGCATCCCAAAACGCTATATTCAGGGCTGGTGCCAGGCTGGATCAGCGGCGATTGCGCGTTAGGCGATGCAACCATCGCGCTCACCGGACTGACCGGAAAAGCTGGCGCAACATTCATCCGGGGCGATGTGACAGCTTTCGACCCGCACGCAAAAACCGTCTCGCTCGCGGACGGACGCAAGATTGCATACGACCTGCTATCGCTTGGCACCGGCGGAACGGGCCGCGCGCGCGCCGCGCTGGGAGAGGCAAATGCGCCGCTGTTCGACATCAGACCCATGGAAGCATTCGTAGAAAATTATGCCAAATGGCGCGCTGCCCAAGCCGGGCAGGCCGGCCTTGCCATTGCAGTAATCGGCGGCGGTGCGGGCGGGACAGAACTGGCCTTTGCCCTGCGCTCGGGCCATGGGCTGGCAGAGCAGCCGCAGGTGGTGTTCATAACCGGCGAGGACGGCCTTTTGCCCGGATTTCCACGCGGTGTCCGCAAACACGTCGCCGCAGCGCTGCGCCAGCGCGGCATCGAAATTATCACGGCCGAGGCCCAGATTGCGGACGGCCGATTGACCGCGGGCGGGGAAGAAATCCGGCAACCCGACTGCATCGTCACCGCGCTTGGCAGCGGCGCGCCCGACTGGCCGCGCAAAGCGGGTATCGGGACCGATAGTTCGGGTTTCGTCAAAGTCGATGCCCAGCACCGCTCGCTGTCGCATCCGGAGATATTTGCCGCAGGTGACATCGCGCAGCGCACCGACCGCCATCTGCCGCATTCGGGAGTTCATGCGGTGTTTGCCGGTCCGGTGCTGGCTGACAACCTTCGCGCGGTTCACAAGGGAACAGGGAAACTACGGCGCTATAACGCGCGCTGGAACAACCTTTATCTGCTGTCCACCGGCGACGGTTCCGCAATTTTGACCTATGGCCGCTTCCACGCGGAAGGCGTCTGGGTGTGGCGGCTGAAACGCTGGATCGACCTGCGCTGGGTAAAGCGGTTTCGCAAATTGGCAGAAGGTGTGTAACGACGCGCCTGCGCGGGCCTGAACAAGCGTGCGGACAAGCGGTGAAATTGCGCGATACAGGGATTA encodes the following:
- a CDS encoding FAD-dependent oxidoreductase → MSADTATNPAPILLAGGGHAHLGVLADWIENGPPAHGCVLVSRHPKTLYSGLVPGWISGDCALGDATIALTGLTGKAGATFIRGDVTAFDPHAKTVSLADGRKIAYDLLSLGTGGTGRARAALGEANAPLFDIRPMEAFVENYAKWRAAQAGQAGLAIAVIGGGAGGTELAFALRSGHGLAEQPQVVFITGEDGLLPGFPRGVRKHVAAALRQRGIEIITAEAQIADGRLTAGGEEIRQPDCIVTALGSGAPDWPRKAGIGTDSSGFVKVDAQHRSLSHPEIFAAGDIAQRTDRHLPHSGVHAVFAGPVLADNLRAVHKGTGKLRRYNARWNNLYLLSTGDGSAILTYGRFHAEGVWVWRLKRWIDLRWVKRFRKLAEGV